Proteins encoded together in one Salmo trutta chromosome 3, fSalTru1.1, whole genome shotgun sequence window:
- the LOC115183051 gene encoding uncharacterized protein LOC115183051 isoform X1 yields METEEQPMSELLPATVEEALECVSDPTASTEIILELSAVPLESAAPEEWELGQPEDTQKETHVDDVAAGDRKNIPPKKNRMEPLKMDMSRPPKMVTPLTSSQISLQCLECHIIFSDHKSKERHLKQSHPAEYEQCMLGDALFACYVCDRHFTNSSDLMLHQRAHTEKTPFKCPICGDAFSRSSELTLHKKLHFGLYGYTCSDCGKPCKTLTLLKYHRRTHTGERPYVCKECGKRFSMSKALQKHALAHSPEGGGGITPLTKAQLKKNSGTAVVKLSCSMCKATFKTAKTRLHHMKHKHNLCVTAPSSSITLAGQQVKPGQPIITQAPMGQPTFLQMEPLGPLQQVDNIDTEQIRKLIESLGNVRKVNQVVILGQVLPHGQTLALQRLQGKREHLQFHFTQPQFIELNKSGGGETKSMGLEQAKPQCESLEPIITLEPVISYGQMETPLLSHTQEVTYAEHAGLKQTHEGEMIPQQLLGQTGQTVEEVNTMIQTVSVEQVFCHSETVELRETTEQSQTVVLEVTPSLIPTLELEQTQTDQHGLMSDSSLPTFLFDQNSGQNLVVQEGNKSVPSLIPTVELKLMPLKTDQQEELSTSSLVPTVKFAQTPPGQTSHVGEMATQMETLQLDQVYSSIGQTQQMGIGQRRSVEKPLLENTENEQQHILENPCEGKKQTSQEQLQTLIDKSASNNALNSREIQPRTQTSEIFPPPSETKKAPQSSQLPVHLMSVQEFVKVRKRKQPKNSIMQGNMQQQTVELKGEPAKRPRATKAHLVVTFGPKEKPKNQNKLPQPSKLLQKGDQIQEMNQMRVSTLPDKKLPLKVGKEKKVKKKNNISKSKIKSPSILCDPHVQQVLQVDEQVHQVNPRKKKVKKQNYVISETYSEQSSAEPISEQEVIAPPKPKKKKQQKIQQEDQPKKTKGQKLSKTGRKTNKPTVEASPISEHMPDPEIKQQSLLLLKGHKQPQLKVYKLDASKAPQGQTDLHQDTHPIHKKKGPKSKQLKMLAAGGKRRVGRPKKNHTALSMLTPLKTTSHSSDTSPTNPKTSRKRKAQKVETEGIISGSHSRRALECKDCGERFSDVSSLQEHKAALHAVESPGLTYTNGNIFEGVSGSDLGQPPLKVTEEVIENSLSQNTFGMQVASDWDMAVEMRGIGLGERGERVSFPALNPSPSLPLVAALVEGGQKEREKSMDKTSEGMESFSHMAPNSTLSYSPPQVQFPYLATSDKVKPLLSENLSPPHLTPIAPLHSCHQTADTKSENQGNMNDTADALIPTVSGFEHLGPIEDEIKEELLLEVDLVTVGDGDQNEGEHQSSPHKDSSPNEGSSLHENSTHENNSTHALSAHAQIENVNRTVTTQNVQTESCPSDPLEIKQEEEEIMVQRREVEKRGVGRKNYTRGRRRGVGRGRRGSATRKSLEGEGMREIELEKEIDQCQVVYQLYSLNNDTEIKDEADVTTLHPGQSSPISLQTEIRSISEQNMLTAPCPSGSCISPLEEDPEDQVVFELESVTTSVVEVLKTEDGMVMKGIAGDQDDRDTGQSPGIILERFLTSRQREAAEGENGVVLMADLRGQEVKVEENISDLVPVPHTSHARHTVQQRGVRMYLVKQENNLVLNDPQVSQGQSQLNVEQSSTRQCIFYPVKEERELLEEPSQSEQGVPALVVPGEAKLNHPVETLSITNPAVEEYEVNRRAEKLGSEINEYGEGDLDFEQQDTEELVDFLLQNSDEVESEVVECSDPQPDPEAVVMACYHDSQNHASLHSNYIPNNLPTTESQAHSGSMGGSQTGTGYRKPIDYFSKYFGWDAWAEIARCTNKVSHLSNAVTAKEVAEFVGIHIAMGTLKFPSLKLYWQDFTRVPLVANTMSASRFSQLSCKLQLASPTPAGDPTDTQEAGHSGNPDGPKEGDSTRNPLRALHTPANPTVGTTRGELDGSIHTLTRGHSQIQALSSKSVFAKSTTQTSTVPHRIWQRCGDIPSSQDCFSFKTDPLWRVRPLMDHVRAGCLILRREGDHGVDQYPLPLTCRAVNNKRPSLHSTVLVRSDGLILDFNLSLDLSNKEATVEKMVPRDGMVYLCKQELSTPAMLEHLLGSGVHGAGKVGGAKGQMGDEFVSSDGRLMLHRYHLGFILSTVGKAQQNMASLVDSFEKAQKAASLNRDLLNLYHSPLSASAPTSWPQAVLWYLTDLALVNSWMQYRQDHVPLPEPLNLMAFRLEVSKALILSSGSDTQDSAPPHPPPQKLHSLGTAPDPGLLQDSPLPDVATRYDGSGHWPEQLGEGEDGRCRFGGCERISRDIQSPTMDSDILNIEEIVMGKGPPDPPAELTTEKPAEPYKPISSFKAPPPPTIQPYQHENLQCFQCFITFCNSKAKERHMKKSHREEYKQQLQQGDTLFTCYVCDRTFPSSEELTQHQGSHNKEDKPFKCPHCQESFRTFSELTTHRRQVCPERQFVCKDCSETFRSPALLRTHRLAQHPRPEAEVDEPDDPTKTHRCGKCNRGFETESELIMHQENHAGDQHCNGSASPAKKRGRPFKAEDATVGEKKGKRRKKKEEGTEEAETGNNAEEAAAAPAETKGKAAAAGGGRRGRPKAAAGEEAREDDSEAPAEEKKPKVAPTPPKQHPCPECELTFPALAQLRAHKKEKHTPRKAHPCEECEESFARPEQLEAHKNRAHTKGRYACPTCGKSFGRESNLKGHQQSSHPEEEEEEEKQEAAGRSKR; encoded by the exons ATGGAAACCGAAGAACAACCAATGAGTGAACTGCTACCTGCCACTGTAGAAGAGGCTTTGGAGTGTGTCTCAGACCCCACTGCTTCTACAGAGATAATACTTGAACTATCCGCTGTCCCTCTAGAGTCTGCTGCTCCTGAAGAGTGGGAACTGGGCCAACCTGAGGATACACAGAAGGAGACCCATGTGGATGACGTGGCTGCTGGTGACAGAAAAAATATTCCCCCCAAGAAGAACAGAATGGAGCCACTCAAGATGGACATGTCCAGGCCACCAAAAATGGTGACGCCTCTCACAT ctTCCCAGATCTCTCTGCAGTGCCTGGAGTGTCACATCATCTTCAGCGACCACAAGAGCAAAGAGCGCCACCTCAAGCAGAGTCACCCGGCAGAGTACGAGCAGTGCATGCTGGGGGATGCCCTGTTTGCCTGCTACGTCTGCGACCGCCACTTCACCAACTCCAGTGACCTCATGCTTCATCAGCGTGCACACACGGAAAAGACGCCCTTCAAGTGCCCCATCTGTGGTGATGCCTTCAGCCGTTCCTCTGAGCTCACCCTCCATAAGAAGCTTCACTTCGGTCTGTACGGATACACCTGCTCAGACTGTGGAAAACCCTGCAAGACACTCACCTTACTGAAGTATCACCGCCGAACGCACACAGGGGAGAGGCCCTATGTCTGTAAGGAGTGTGGCAAGAGGTTTAGCATGTCCAAGGCCCTCCAGAAACACGCACTAGCGCATTCGCCGGAAGGAGGTGGAGGGATCACACCACTGACGAAGGCACAGCTAAAGAAGAATAGTG GCACTGCAGTGGTAAAATTGTCCTGCTCCATGTGCAAGGCAACCTTCAAGACTGCCAAGACACGGCTGCATCACATGAAACACAAGCACAACCTGTGTGTTACAGCACCCAGCAGCAGCATCACACTAGCTGGTCAACAGGTGAAGCCAGGTCAGCCCATCATAACCCAGGCTCCTATGGGCCAGCCAACCTTTCTCCAAATGGAACCCCTTGGGCCCCTCCAGCAGGTGGACAACATAGACACTGAACAAATCCGGAAACTAATCGAGTCTTTGGGGAACGTGCGCAAAGTGAACCAGGTGGTGATACTGGGACAGGTGCTGCCACACGGTCAAACATTGGCTCTACAGCGgctacagggaaagagagagcattTGCAATTCCATTTTACTCAACCACAGTTTATAGAGCTGAATAAGTCTGGGGGTGGAGAGACTAAGTCAATGGGACTGGAACAGGCAAAGCCACAATGTGAATCACTGGAACCAATTATTACATTGGAACCTGTTATATCATATGGACAAATGGAGACCCCATTActttcacacacacaggaagttaCATACGCTGAGCATGCTGGATTAAAACAAACACATGAAGGAGAGATGATTCCTCAGCAGTTACTTGGACAGACTGGTCAGACAGTTGAAGAAGTGAACACTATGATTCAGACTGTGTCAGTGGAACAGGTGTTCTGTCACAGTGAAACAGTTGAGCTCAGGGAAACGACTGAACAAAGTCAAACGGTTGTGTTGGAAGTCACTCCTTCACTGATACCAACTCTGGAATTGGAACAGACTCAAACCGATCAACATGGACTTATGTCTGATTCCTCACTACCAACATTTCTATTTGACCAGAATTCTGGACAGAATCTAGTGGTTCAGGAGGGAAATAAGTCTGTCCCGTCACTCATACCAACAGTGGAGTTAAAGCTGATGCCATTAAAAACTGATCAGCAGGAAGAACTCTCCACTTCCTCATTGGTACCAACAGTTAAGTTTGCACAAACTCCTCCTGGACAAACAAGCCATGTAGGAGAGATGGCCACACAGATGGAAACATTACAGTTAGATCAGGTCTATTCCAGTATTGGACAGACACAACAGATGGGAATAGGACAGCGAAGATCAGTTGAGAAACCTCTTCTAGAAAACACAGAGAATGAGCAGCAGCACATTTTAGAAAATCCTTGCGAAGGAAAGAAACAGACATCACAAGAGCAGTTGCAGACACTGATAGATAAGTCTGCTTCTAACAACGCACTGAACAGCAGAGAGATACAACCTCGTACTCAGACGTCAGAAATATTCCCTCCGCCCTCAGAGACAAAGAAGGCGCCACAGAGTTCACAACTGCCTGTGCATTTGATGTCGGTACAAGAATTTGTAAAAGTGAGGAAGAGAAAGCAGCCAAAGAACTCTATAATGCAAGGAAATATGCAACAGCAGACGGTTGAGTTGAAGGGGGAGCCTGCCAAACGACCAAGAGCAACGAAAGCTCATCTTGTTGTGACGTTTGGTCCTAAAGAGAAGCCTAAAAACCAGAATAAGCTTCCACAACCATCTAAGCTGCTTCAGAAAGGAGACCAGATTCAGGAAATGAACCAAATGCGTGTCTCAACTCTACCTGACAAGAAATTGCCCTTAAAGGTTGGTAAAGAAAAAAAGGTCAAGAAGAAAAACAATATTTCCAAGTCAAAAATCAAATCCCCATCTATATTGTGTGACCCACATGTGCAGCAAGTCTTGCAGGTAGACGAGCAGGTGCATCAAGTGAATCCGAGGAAGAAGAAAGTAAAAAAGCAAAACTATGTAATTAGTGAGACTTATTCTGAGCAGAGTAGCGCTGAACCGATTAGCGAGCAAGAGGTGATCGCTCCACCCAAGCCAAAAAAGAAAAAGCAGCAGAAGATACAGCAGGAGGACCAGCCTAAGAAAACAAAGGGCCAAAAGCTGTCAAAAACGGGGAGAAAAACAAATAAACCGACTGTGGAAGCAAGCCCAATATCAGAACATATGCCCGACCCTGAAATAAAGCAACAGTCCCTACTCCTACTGAAGGGTCACAAACAGCCCCAATTGAAAGTTTACAAATTAGATGCCTCAAAAGCCCCCCAAGGTCAAACGGATCTCCACCAAGACACCCATCCCATCCATAAGAAGAAAGGGCCAAAAAGCAAGCAACTAAAAATGCTAGCTGCCGGAGGGAAAAGAAGAGTAGGGAGACCCAAAAAGAACCACACAGCGCTCTCTATGTTGACTCCTTTAAAGACTACGTCCCATTCTTCTGACACATCTCCGACCAATCCAAAGACCAGCAGGAAACGTAAGGCCCAAAAAGTGGAGACCGAGGGGATCATCAGTGGCTCTCATTCCCGGCGAGCCCTTGAATGTAAGGACTGTGGAGAGAGGTTCTCTGACGTCTCGTCCCTCCAGGAGCACAAGGCAGCCCTGCATGCAGTGGAGAGCCCTGGTCTCACCTACACTAACGGCAACATCTTTGAGGGCGTTTCTGGGTCAGATCTAGGCCAGCCTCCACTAAAGGTGACTGAAGAGGTCATTGAAAATTCACTGAGTCAAAACACGTTTGGAATGCAGGTAGCATCTGACTGGGATATGGCGGTGGAGATGAGAGGGATAGGGttgggagaaagaggggagcgAGTCTCTTTCCCAGCCCTAAACCCTTCCCCTTCTCTGCCTCTGGTTGCTGCGCTTGTTGAAGGTGGACAGAAGGAAAGGGAGAAGAGCATGGATAAAACCTCAGAGGGGATGGAATCATTTTCTCATATGGCCCCAAATTCAACTCTATCTTACTCCCCTCCACAAGTTCAATTCCCTTATCTGGCCACATCTGACAAGGTCAAACCCCTTCTGTCTGAGAATCTTTCTCCTCCTCACCTCACACCCATAGCCCCCCTCCACAGCTGTCACCAAACAGCGGACACTAAGTCAGAGAATCAGGGCAATATGAATGACACTGCAGATGCTCTCATACCTACTGTTTCTGGATTTGAGCACCTAGGGCCTATTGAGGATGAAATTAAAGAGGAGTTACTACTTGAGGTGGATTTGGTCACTGTTGGGGATGGGGACCAAAATGAGGGGGAACACCAGAGCTCACCTCATAAAGACAGTTCACCAAATGAGGGATCCAGCCTTCATGAAAACAGCACTCATGAAAACAACAGCACTCATGCACTATCTGCACATGCTCAgattgaaaatgtgaatagaacTGTAACAACACAAAATGTACAGACAGAATCCTGCCCCTCTGACCCGCTGGAGATCAAGCAAGAAGAGGAGGAGATTATGGTGCAGAGAAGAGAAGTGGAAAAGAGGGGAGTGGGCAGAAAGAATTACACCAGGGGCAGGAGAAGAGGAGTTGGACGTGGGAGGAGAGGTTCAGCCACAAGGAAGAGTCTAGAAGGAGAGGGCATGAGAGAAATTGAACTAGAGAAAGAAATTGATCAATGTCAGGTAGTCTACCAGCTGTATTCACTCAATAATGATACTGAAATCAAGGATGAAGCAGACGTCACTACTCTCCATCCTGGTCAGTCATCTCCCATCAGTTTACAGACCGAGATCAGATCTATCTCTGAGCAAAACATGCTAACAGCTCCATGTCCATCTGGATCCTGCATCTCACCGCTTGAGGAGGACCCTGAGGACCAGGTAGTGTTTGAGCTAGAGTCAGTCACCACCAGTGTAGTGGAGGTGTTGAAGACCGAAGATGGGATGGTGATGAAGGGAATAGCAGGGGACCAGGACGACAGGGACACTGGCCAGTCCCCAGGCATCATACTGGAGAGGTTTCTCACCtcaaggcagagagaggcagcagAGGGGGAGAATGGAGTGGTGCTCATGGCAGACTTGAGAGGTCAGGAGGTCAAGGTGGAGGAGAACATCTCAGATTTGGTTCCTGTGCCACACACCTCTCATGCCAGACACACAGTGCAGCAGAGGGGGGTCAGGATGTATCTGGTGAAACAGGAAAACAACCTGGTTTTGAATGACCCCCAGGTTAGTCAAGGTCAATCCCAATTGAATGTGGAGCAGAGCAGTACCAGGCAGTGCATATTCTAcccagtgaaggaggagagggagcttCTGGAGGAGCCATCTCAAAGTGAGCAGGGAGTACCAGCGCTGGTGGTGCCTGGAGAGGCCAAACTCAACCATCCAGTGGAGACTCTATCCATTACCAACCCTGCAGTAGAGGAGTATGAGGTGAACAGGAGAGCAGAAAAGTTGGGATCTGAGATCAATGAGTATGGAGAAG gtGACCTGGACTTTGAGCAGCAAGACACTGAGGAGCTTGTTGATTTCCTACTTCAGAATTCTGACGAAGTGGAGTCAGAGGTTGTTGAATGTTCTGACCCGCAGCCTGACCCTGAGGCTGTAGTTATGGCCTGTTACCATGACAGCCAAAACCATGCCTCACTGCATTCAAATTATATACCAAACAA CTTGCCAACCACAGAAAGCCAGGCTCATTCAGGATCTATGGGAGGGTCCCAGACAGGGACTGGCTACAGGAAACCCATTGATTACTTCTCCAAGTATTTTGGTTGGGACGCTTGGGCAGAGATTGCCCGGTGCACAAATAAAGTGTCCCATCTATCGAACGCAGTGACAGCAAAAGAGGTGGCCGAGTTTGTTGGAATCCACATTGCCATGGGAACATTGAAG tTCCCCAGTCTCAAGCTGTACTGGCAGGACTTCACCAGGGTGCCTCTCGTTGCTAACACCATGTCTGCCTCCCGCTTCTCCCAACTCTCCTGCAAACTGCAACTGGCATCTCCAACGCCAGCAGGGGATCCCACGGACACCCAGGAAGCTGGACACAGTGGTAATCCAGACGGGCCTAAGGAGGGAGACTCCACACGCAACCCACTCAGAGCTTTACACACCCCAGCTAACCCTACAGTTGGCACAACTAGAGGTGAACTGGATGGCAGTATCCACACACTTACACGCGGCCACAGTCAAATACAAGCTCTTAGCTCCAAGTCTGTGTTTGCAAAATCCACAACCCAGACGTCCACAGTCCCTCACAGAATTTGGCAGAGGTGTGGGGAcataccatccagccaggactgTTTTAGTTTTAAAACTGACCCCCTTTGGAGGGTTAGACCGTTAATGGACCACGTTCGGGCCGGATGCCTGATTCTGAGAAGAGAGGGTGACCATGGAGTCGATCAATACCCTCTCCCTTTGACATGTAGAGCGGTCAACAACAAGCGGCCCTCCTTGCACAGCACGGTCTTAGTTAGATCTGATGGTCTGATCCTAGATTTCAACCTTAGTCTGGATCTCTCCAACAAAGAGGCCACTGTTGAGAAAATGGTGCCcagagatgggatggtgtatctctGCAAGCAGGAGCTCTCTACTCCCGCCATGTTGGAGCACCTCCTTGGTTCTGGGGTGCATGGTGCGGGCAAGGTGGGAGGAGCCAAAGGACAGATGGGTGATGAGTTTGTTAGCTCTGACGGGCGGCTGATGCTACACAGGTACCATCTCGGCTTCATCCTCTCTACTGTAGGGAAGGCCCAGCAGAACATGGCATCTCTCGTCGACAGCTTCGAGAAGGCTCAAAAAGCAGCCAGCCTCAATAGAGACTTACTGAATCTCTACCATTCCCCACTCTCAGCCTCAGCACCAACTAGCTGGCCACAGGCTGTTCTGTGGTACCTTACAGATCTGGCTCTGGTAAACTCATGGATGCAGTACAGGCAGGATCATGTTCCTCTTCCTGAGCCTCTGAACCTCATGGCATTCAGGCTAGAGGTCTCCAAGGCCTTGATCCTCTCTAGTGGCTCAGACACCCAGGACTCAGCCCCTCCGCACCCCCCTCCTCAGAAATTACACTCCCTGGGCACAGCCCCAGATCCTGGCCTGTTACAGGATAGTCCTCTCCCTGACGTGGCCACGCGGTACGACGGTTCGGGCCACTGGCCGGAGCAGCTTGGGGAGGGAGAAGATGGCAGGTGCCGCTTCGGAGGCTGTGAGCGAATATCTCGA GACATCCAGTCTCCCACGATGGACTCAGACATACTGAATATAGAGGAGATAGTGATGGGGAAGGGTCCACCAGATCCCCCTGCAGAACTGACCACTGAGAAACCAGCAGAACCCTACAAACCCATCTCCTCCTTCAAAGCACCGCCTCCACCCACCATTCAACCAT ACCAGCATGAGAACCTGCAGTGTTTCCAGTGCTTCATCACCTTCTGTAACTCCAAAGCCAAGGAGAGGCACATGAAGAAGAGCCATCGTGAGGAGTACAAGCAGCAGCTCCAGCAG GGAGATACTCTGTTCACCTGCTATGTGTGTGACCGTACCTTTCCATCCTCGGAGGAGCTGACCCAGCACCAGGGCTCACACAACAAGGAGGACAAGCCCTTCAAGTGTCCCCACTGCCAGGAGAGCTTCCGTACCTTCTCTGAG CTGACGACCCACAGGAGACAGGTCTGTCCAGAGAGGCAATTTGTGTGTAAGGACTGCAGTGAGACCTTCCGCAGCCCTGCCCTCCTTCGTACCCACCGCCTGGCCCAGCACCCCCGTCCAGAGGCAGAGGTGGATGAGCCAGATGATCCTACCAAGACCCACCGCTGTGGAAAGTGCAACCGGGGCTTCGAGACCGAGTCTGAGCTAATAATGCACCAGGAGAACCACGCCGGTGACCAGCACTGCAACGGCAGCGCTTCGCCTGCCAAGAAGCGTGGACGGCCCTTTAAAGCAGAGGATGCAACGGTCGGAGagaagaaagggaagaggagaaagaagaaGGAAGAGGGCACAGAGGAGGCGGAGACTGGAAACAATGCAGAGGAGGCTGCAGCAGCTCCGGCTGAGACCAAGGGGAAAGCGGCAGCAGCAGGGGGTGGCAGGCGGGGCCGTCCTAAAGCAGCAGCAGGCGAGGAGGCCAGAGAAGATGACAGTGAAGCCCCAGCAGAGGAGAAGAAACCCAAAGTGGCTCCCACTCCGCCCAAGCAACACCCCTGCCCTGAGTGTGAGCTCACGTTCCCTGCCCTGGCCCAGCTCCGCGCCCACAAGAAGGAAAAGCACACTCCACGTAAGGCCCACCCCTGCGAGGAGTGTGAGGAGAGCTTTGCCCGTCCCGAGCAGCTAGAAGCCCACAAGAACCGGGCACACACCAAGGGGCGTTACGCCTGCCCTACCTGTGGCAAGAGCTTTGGCCGAGAGAGCAACCTGAAGGGCCACCAGCAGAGCAGCCacccagaggaggaagaggaggaggagaagcaagAGGCGGCGGGCCGCAGCAAGAGATAA